One genomic window of Micrococcus flavus includes the following:
- a CDS encoding DUF4191 domain-containing protein, translating into MAKNTPTPASSSGSTAASLKEVKAMQRDRRRQLKADAKADRARKRSAGGPGIVTQLKQVYAVTREHEPRLLLWMGLAFGAALLVGLLIGLLLENWITWLLIALPFGVLAAVIVMNRLGEKAMYSRLEGQTGAAGATLSSLGRGWIVSEQPVAMNPKTQDLVYRAVGRPGVVLVTEGPVQRVGKLLSKEERAMERFLPGVPVHVVQTGRGEGQTPLHEVPKTLKALPKKLTAQEVAAVDKRLNALGAQRLPIPKGVDPMRARPDRRGLRGR; encoded by the coding sequence ATGGCCAAGAACACCCCCACCCCTGCGTCCTCGTCCGGCTCCACCGCGGCCTCCCTCAAGGAGGTCAAGGCGATGCAGCGCGATCGGCGCCGCCAGCTCAAGGCGGACGCCAAGGCCGACCGCGCCCGCAAGCGCTCCGCCGGCGGACCGGGCATCGTCACGCAGCTGAAGCAGGTCTACGCCGTCACCAGGGAGCACGAGCCGCGACTGCTCCTCTGGATGGGTCTGGCGTTCGGCGCCGCGCTGCTGGTGGGGCTGCTCATCGGCCTGCTGCTGGAGAACTGGATCACGTGGCTGCTGATCGCCCTCCCGTTCGGCGTGCTCGCCGCGGTGATCGTGATGAACCGCCTGGGCGAGAAGGCGATGTACTCGCGCCTCGAGGGCCAGACCGGCGCCGCGGGGGCCACGCTGTCCTCGCTGGGCCGCGGCTGGATCGTGTCCGAGCAGCCCGTGGCGATGAACCCGAAGACGCAGGACCTGGTGTACCGGGCCGTCGGCCGCCCGGGCGTGGTGCTGGTGACGGAGGGTCCCGTCCAGCGTGTCGGCAAGCTCCTGTCCAAGGAGGAGCGCGCGATGGAGCGCTTCCTGCCGGGCGTGCCCGTCCACGTGGTGCAGACCGGCCGCGGCGAGGGCCAGACGCCGCTGCACGAGGTGCCCAAGACGCTCAAGGCCCTCCCGAAGAAGCTCACGGCCCAGGAGGTCGCGGCCGTGGACAAGCGGCTGAACGCGCTCGGCGCCCAGCGCCTGCCCATCCCCAAGGGCGTGGACCCGATGCGCGCCCGCCCCGATCGCCGCGGCCTGCGCGGCCGCTGA
- the lipA gene encoding lipoyl synthase → MTAAPEGRRLLRVEARNAEVPVERKPEWIKAKVHMGPEYVGLKNTVKKSGLHTVCEEAGCPNIFECWEDREATFLIGGDICTRRCDFCDIATGRPLPLDRDEPRRVAENIREMDLRYCTVTGVARDDQKDGAAWLYGETIRRIHELNPSTGVEILPPDFGAVPELVQQVFDARPEVFAHNLETVPRIFKRIRPAFTYEKSLRVLTMAKEQELVTKSNLILGMGETDEEIDQALVDLHEAGCDIITVTQYVRPSKLHHPIDRWVRPQEFVQWSERAEEIGFAGVMAGPLVRSSYRAGKLYAQAMERLGREVPAHLQHLMGERTATQEAAAVVARMS, encoded by the coding sequence ATGACCGCCGCACCCGAGGGCCGTCGCCTGCTCCGCGTCGAGGCCCGCAACGCCGAGGTCCCCGTCGAGCGCAAGCCCGAATGGATCAAGGCCAAGGTCCACATGGGACCCGAATACGTGGGACTCAAGAACACGGTGAAGAAGTCCGGCCTGCACACCGTGTGCGAGGAGGCCGGCTGCCCCAACATCTTCGAGTGCTGGGAGGACCGGGAGGCCACGTTCCTGATCGGCGGCGACATCTGCACCCGTCGCTGCGACTTCTGCGACATCGCGACGGGCCGCCCGCTGCCGCTGGACCGGGACGAGCCCCGGCGGGTCGCGGAGAACATCCGCGAGATGGACCTGCGCTACTGCACCGTGACCGGCGTCGCCCGCGACGACCAGAAGGACGGCGCGGCCTGGCTCTACGGGGAGACCATCCGCCGCATCCACGAGCTGAACCCCAGCACGGGCGTGGAGATCCTGCCCCCGGACTTCGGCGCCGTCCCCGAGCTCGTGCAGCAGGTGTTCGACGCCCGCCCCGAGGTGTTCGCGCACAACCTGGAGACCGTGCCGCGCATCTTCAAGCGGATCCGCCCGGCCTTCACCTACGAGAAGTCGCTGCGCGTGCTTACCATGGCGAAGGAGCAGGAGCTCGTCACCAAGTCCAACCTGATCCTCGGGATGGGCGAGACCGACGAGGAGATCGACCAGGCGCTCGTGGACCTCCACGAGGCCGGCTGCGACATCATCACGGTCACCCAGTACGTCCGACCCTCCAAGCTGCACCACCCGATCGACCGGTGGGTGCGCCCTCAGGAGTTCGTGCAGTGGTCCGAGCGGGCCGAGGAGATCGGCTTCGCCGGCGTCATGGCCGGCCCCCTCGTGCGCTCCTCGTACCGCGCGGGCAAGCTCTACGCGCAGGCGATGGAGCGCCTCGGCCGGGAGGTGCCCGCCCATCTCCAGCACCTCATGGGCGAGCGCACGGCCACGCAGGAGGCGGCCGCCGTCGTCGCCCGGATGTCCTGA
- the lipB gene encoding lipoyl(octanoyl) transferase LipB yields MPASDLPPVRVLGLAPDLVDYEHAWDLQRGLHADVVAGRSPGEILLLEHEAVYTAGRRTEDAERPTDGSRVVDVDRGGKITWHGPGQLVGYPVVRLRDRAHVKDYVWFLEEVLIRTAADHGVTAVRVDGRAGIWILADEAPDGTPRPDRKLGAIGLSIHEGVSMHGFALNCSNSLEPYGTIVACGIADAATTTLSAEAGRTLTPADVLPVLVRHVEDLGPQHIALTPTEGTPA; encoded by the coding sequence ATGCCCGCGTCCGACCTGCCCCCCGTCCGTGTCCTCGGCCTCGCCCCCGACCTCGTCGACTACGAGCACGCGTGGGACCTGCAGCGGGGCCTGCACGCCGACGTCGTCGCCGGCCGGTCCCCCGGTGAGATCCTCCTGCTCGAGCACGAGGCCGTGTACACCGCGGGGCGCCGCACCGAGGACGCGGAGCGGCCCACGGACGGGTCCCGCGTCGTGGACGTGGACCGCGGGGGCAAGATCACGTGGCACGGCCCCGGCCAGCTGGTCGGCTACCCTGTGGTGCGCCTGCGGGACCGCGCCCACGTCAAGGACTACGTGTGGTTCCTCGAGGAGGTGCTGATCCGCACCGCGGCGGACCACGGCGTCACCGCCGTGCGCGTGGACGGCCGCGCGGGGATCTGGATCCTCGCCGACGAGGCCCCCGACGGCACCCCGCGCCCGGACCGCAAGCTGGGCGCGATCGGGCTGTCCATCCATGAGGGCGTGTCCATGCACGGCTTCGCCCTGAACTGCTCCAACTCACTGGAGCCCTACGGGACCATCGTGGCGTGCGGGATCGCCGACGCCGCCACCACCACCCTGTCCGCGGAGGCCGGCCGCACCCTGACCCCGGCCGACGTCCTGCCCGTCCTCGTGCGCCACGTCGAGGACCTGGGCCCCCAGCACATCGCCCTGACCCCCACGGAAGGAACGCCCGCATGA
- a CDS encoding protein kinase domain-containing protein, with amino-acid sequence MRTEDGWDPEDGSAAVPAAAEPPRVEGWTARALIGEGAQAEVWLVRSPQGEEAVLKVARAGEDPAAVAAEAEAYGHLHHPHLLRVLGTVSTDRGTGVLTERLPAGNLGSMVQDAGPLRPGQAVTVLVPVAQALAHLHAHGVVHGDVAPGNVLFAVDGRPALSDLGVARVVGGPRGRGGTPGFLAPERRDGDQGARVGDGAAADVYAWAALGWYALTGRAPGAREHRAPLPVLVPDVPVELALLLDAALDPDPARRPSAADAAVAAYDAAAPEPVPLHDSAPPEVAHLLPTLIPPERAAGAAHGARPRRGGSRRARTSADAVRGDGRQVGRVGTDGGRRSGRPGRRVALLALAGVVVAGLASGAALLSRGEPGPEAPGIAAPAAPTATPTASSDPTGPTPTPAPRAEGTAAAAPTAVPAGDALQDLLDGLAEARTAALADPRPERLSAYAAADGPAWRRDRSIQEELDAGGYAFSGLAVGLVADGAASPAGPDRLRVPARLTLSAHTVLDEAGAPVDQVPGSDEGVVLTLVRGGDRWLVHGVDPR; translated from the coding sequence ATGCGCACGGAGGACGGATGGGACCCGGAGGACGGGTCGGCGGCGGTTCCGGCCGCCGCGGAGCCGCCGCGGGTCGAGGGCTGGACGGCCCGCGCCCTGATCGGGGAGGGCGCCCAGGCGGAGGTGTGGCTGGTGCGCTCCCCGCAGGGGGAGGAGGCCGTGCTGAAGGTGGCCCGGGCGGGCGAGGACCCCGCGGCGGTGGCCGCCGAGGCCGAGGCCTACGGGCACCTGCACCACCCCCACCTGCTGCGCGTGCTGGGGACCGTGTCCACCGACCGGGGCACGGGCGTGCTCACCGAGCGGCTGCCCGCGGGGAACCTCGGGTCCATGGTCCAGGACGCCGGGCCGCTGCGGCCAGGACAGGCGGTGACGGTGCTGGTGCCCGTCGCGCAGGCCCTGGCGCACCTGCACGCGCACGGTGTCGTGCACGGGGACGTCGCCCCGGGCAACGTCCTGTTCGCCGTGGACGGACGTCCGGCGCTGTCGGATCTGGGCGTCGCGCGCGTCGTGGGCGGCCCGCGGGGCCGGGGCGGCACGCCCGGCTTCCTCGCCCCCGAACGCCGCGACGGGGACCAGGGCGCGCGAGTCGGCGACGGCGCCGCCGCGGACGTGTACGCGTGGGCCGCTCTGGGCTGGTACGCGCTGACGGGACGGGCCCCCGGAGCCCGGGAGCACCGGGCGCCGCTGCCCGTGCTCGTCCCGGACGTGCCGGTCGAGCTGGCGCTGCTGCTGGACGCCGCCCTGGACCCCGACCCCGCGCGGAGGCCGAGCGCGGCCGACGCCGCCGTGGCCGCCTACGACGCCGCCGCGCCGGAGCCGGTCCCCCTGCACGACTCGGCGCCGCCCGAGGTGGCCCATCTGCTGCCCACCCTCATCCCGCCGGAGCGGGCGGCGGGGGCCGCCCACGGGGCGCGCCCCCGACGGGGAGGGAGCAGGCGCGCCCGGACGAGCGCGGATGCGGTCCGGGGGGACGGCCGGCAGGTCGGCCGCGTGGGGACCGACGGTGGCCGCCGGAGCGGGCGGCCGGGGCGACGGGTGGCGCTGCTCGCTCTCGCCGGGGTCGTCGTCGCCGGCTTGGCCTCCGGGGCCGCCCTGCTCTCGCGGGGCGAGCCCGGTCCGGAGGCCCCCGGGATCGCCGCGCCGGCCGCGCCGACGGCGACCCCGACCGCCTCCTCCGACCCGACCGGCCCGACCCCGACCCCCGCGCCACGGGCGGAGGGGACTGCGGCGGCGGCACCGACGGCCGTCCCCGCGGGCGACGCGCTGCAGGACCTCCTCGACGGCCTGGCGGAGGCCCGCACCGCGGCGCTCGCCGACCCGCGCCCCGAGCGGCTCTCCGCCTACGCCGCCGCGGACGGGCCGGCGTGGCGGCGGGACCGGTCCATCCAGGAGGAGCTGGACGCCGGCGGCTACGCCTTCTCCGGTCTGGCGGTGGGGCTGGTCGCGGACGGGGCGGCGTCCCCGGCCGGGCCGGACCGGCTGAGAGTCCCAGCGCGCCTGACCCTCAGCGCGCACACCGTCCTGGACGAGGCCGGCGCCCCGGTGGACCAGGTGCC